Proteins encoded within one genomic window of Deltaproteobacteria bacterium:
- a CDS encoding ABC transporter substrate-binding protein produces the protein MKNFAAAVLAALLISSSTSAQELIKLPFPYGPLGLNSVPFLVAKEAKLFEKHGLSVDMVYVGASAVMVQSMLSGAANFAGFGGPAVITNVLSGGDIIQITALLPYFTQSVIVRSDVRELRSLSGKRIGITRFGSVTDFALKTLLERNSLKDVTVLQLGGFPEAVAALIRGALDGAVLSPPHTFRLLKEGYRELAAPKDLRALGSGFLSQGIVARRSYAAKNRDVVLRLIRATVEGTKQAAVNEEFTKRLIGKYLGITDPELLRQSFLYVAENFAKDPAVPENVIQSMVQRMAQLNMIDTKAAQATPVSAYFDNSYVNELKQSGFVDAVWR, from the coding sequence ATGAAAAATTTCGCAGCAGCAGTGTTGGCAGCACTGCTAATCTCTAGTTCGACATCTGCCCAAGAACTCATCAAGCTGCCCTTCCCCTACGGTCCGCTGGGTTTGAACAGCGTGCCGTTCCTGGTCGCCAAAGAAGCCAAGCTCTTCGAGAAGCACGGGCTGTCCGTCGACATGGTCTACGTCGGGGCCTCTGCCGTCATGGTGCAATCGATGCTCTCGGGCGCCGCCAACTTCGCCGGCTTCGGCGGCCCGGCGGTCATCACCAACGTTTTGAGCGGCGGCGACATCATCCAAATCACCGCGCTGCTGCCCTATTTCACCCAATCGGTAATCGTGCGCAGCGACGTCCGCGAGCTGCGCTCGCTTTCGGGCAAGCGCATCGGCATCACCCGCTTCGGCTCGGTGACCGACTTCGCGCTCAAGACTTTGCTCGAGCGAAATAGTTTAAAAGACGTAACCGTGCTGCAGCTCGGCGGTTTCCCCGAAGCCGTCGCCGCGCTGATTCGCGGCGCCCTCGACGGCGCGGTTTTGTCACCGCCACACACCTTTCGCTTGCTCAAAGAAGGTTATCGCGAGTTGGCGGCGCCGAAAGACTTGCGTGCCTTAGGCAGCGGTTTTCTGTCGCAAGGCATCGTCGCCAGAAGGTCCTACGCGGCGAAGAATCGCGATGTGGTCTTGCGCTTGATCAGAGCCACCGTGGAAGGCACCAAACAGGCCGCGGTCAACGAGGAGTTTACCAAGCGGCTGATCGGCAAATACCTTGGCATCACCGACCCGGAGCTGCTGCGCCAGAGTTTTTTGTACGTGGCCGAAAATTTCGCCAAGGACCCCGCCGTTCCAGAGAACGTCATTCAGTCCATGGTCCAACGCATGGCCCAGCTCAACATGATAGACACCAAAGCCGCGCAAGCGACGCCGGTGAGCGCTTACTTTGACAACAGCTATGTCAACGAGCTGAAGCAGTCGGGGTTCGTCGATGCGGTGTGGAGATAA
- a CDS encoding alpha/beta hydrolase — protein MPTAKVKDADIYYEEQGQGPAFLFCSETAASGEIWKIFQVPEFSKDHRVITFDYRGTGRSSRPSIDYSTRMFCDDAVAVLDHLKIDQTTVLGHSMGGRVAQLIALEYAARVKKLILASSGASFPGQPGLPLLMCQEMIEWGYEKYVRQHTIEVGFTEEMQKKYPERIEEFFRRRLENIGSVEFYLRHVIGRQGHDTSARLKDIKVRTLVLVGEAEGDPKSAMSHRTSSDILAKGIPNAKFVMIPKQKHNYFFVEPEAAHKAIREFLSV, from the coding sequence ATGCCAACCGCAAAAGTCAAAGACGCCGACATCTATTACGAAGAACAGGGCCAAGGGCCAGCGTTTCTATTTTGCAGCGAGACTGCGGCCTCCGGTGAGATCTGGAAGATTTTCCAGGTGCCGGAATTTTCCAAAGACCATCGGGTGATTACGTTCGATTATCGCGGCACGGGAAGGTCGAGCCGGCCGTCGATCGATTATTCGACGCGGATGTTCTGCGACGATGCGGTGGCGGTGCTCGATCATTTGAAGATTGACCAGACAACGGTGCTTGGCCATTCCATGGGCGGGCGGGTGGCGCAGTTGATCGCTCTGGAATATGCTGCGCGGGTGAAAAAATTGATTCTGGCATCGAGCGGCGCATCGTTTCCCGGGCAGCCGGGTTTGCCGCTGCTCATGTGCCAAGAGATGATCGAGTGGGGCTATGAAAAATACGTCCGGCAGCACACCATCGAAGTTGGCTTCACCGAAGAGATGCAGAAAAAATATCCCGAGCGCATCGAAGAGTTCTTTCGGCGCCGGTTGGAAAATATTGGCTCGGTGGAATTTTATCTGCGCCATGTGATTGGCCGCCAAGGTCATGACACGAGCGCACGCTTGAAGGATATAAAAGTCCGGACGCTGGTGTTGGTCGGTGAAGCCGAGGGCGATCCGAAATCGGCGATGAGCCATCGGACTTCTTCGGACATTCTTGCCAAAGGCATTCCCAATGCCAAGTTCGTTATGATTCCCAAGCAAAAGCACAACTACTTCTTCGTCGAGCCGGAGGCGGCGCACAAGGCGATCCGCGAGTTTCTTTCCGTTTAA
- a CDS encoding enoyl-CoA hydratase/isomerase family protein → MPDYKEIIYEKKRGGVQITLNRPDALNAITRPMLKEIHDALDNAEADPEIRAVVITGAGRAFSAGFDQATTSGRRRDMDWPYGMQSGMSAAAVMRYWGVDDVKLIRIFEFTKPVIAAVRGWAMGGGCWLALYSHLTIAAEDAVFAQPEVRHGSNTTFMWTLLAGFKNALRYGLVGDHVDAKEALRIGLVNKVVPVDQLLEECFSVVERIAKVPPETVKINLAISTMGLQMMGLRDALAMDETLSLPAHMMLREEFRRPLDETRATQGTKAYLQLRDGPFQPEPFGPRARKKAES, encoded by the coding sequence ATGCCTGATTACAAAGAGATCATCTACGAGAAAAAGCGCGGCGGCGTACAGATCACGCTCAATCGGCCCGATGCGTTGAACGCGATCACCCGGCCGATGCTCAAAGAAATCCACGACGCCTTGGACAACGCCGAAGCCGATCCGGAAATCCGCGCGGTGGTCATCACCGGCGCCGGCCGCGCCTTTAGCGCCGGCTTCGACCAGGCGACCACCAGCGGCCGGCGCCGCGATATGGATTGGCCCTATGGCATGCAGAGCGGCATGAGCGCCGCGGCGGTGATGCGCTACTGGGGCGTCGACGATGTGAAGTTGATTCGCATTTTCGAATTCACCAAACCGGTGATCGCCGCAGTGCGCGGCTGGGCCATGGGCGGCGGTTGTTGGCTGGCGCTCTACAGCCATCTGACCATCGCCGCGGAGGATGCCGTTTTCGCCCAACCCGAAGTGCGCCACGGCTCCAACACGACGTTTATGTGGACGCTGCTGGCAGGTTTCAAAAATGCGCTGCGTTACGGTCTCGTCGGCGATCACGTCGACGCCAAAGAAGCGCTGCGCATCGGCTTGGTCAATAAAGTCGTGCCGGTGGACCAGTTGCTTGAAGAATGTTTCTCCGTTGTCGAACGGATCGCCAAAGTCCCGCCGGAGACAGTGAAGATTAATCTGGCCATCTCGACCATGGGCTTGCAAATGATGGGCCTGCGCGACGCCCTGGCGATGGACGAGACGCTTTCGCTACCCGCGCACATGATGCTGCGCGAAGAGTTTCGCCGTCCCCTCGACGAAACCCGCGCCACCCAAGGCACAAAGGCGTACTTGCAGCTACGCGACGGCCCGTTTCAACCGGAGCCGTTTGGACCGCGGGCGAGAAAAAAAGCGGAAAGCTGA
- a CDS encoding alpha/beta hydrolase, translated as MPKLKVNDIELYYEEHGQGRPMVFLSETACDGEVWKINQVGEFSKDHRVITFDYRGTGQSSKPSIDYTTKMFCDDLVGLMDYLKAEDAIVVGHSMGGRVAQLLALDHPKKVHKLVLASTGASYPLTKGLPLKIMKEMIEWGYDKYERDHTILVGWTEEYAKQHPERIEAYLKVRMTNLCPVEFYLRHLIARQSHDTSQRLKDIKQPTLILVGDGDTNMTSEMNHRMSTEVLAKGIVNSKVVLLANERHSYFFSEPDVAHRAIREFLHG; from the coding sequence ATGCCGAAACTCAAAGTAAACGATATCGAGCTTTACTACGAAGAACACGGCCAAGGGCGGCCCATGGTGTTTCTCAGCGAAACCGCCTGCGATGGCGAGGTCTGGAAGATCAATCAGGTCGGCGAGTTTTCCAAAGATCACCGGGTGATCACCTTCGACTACCGTGGCACCGGCCAATCGAGCAAGCCATCGATCGACTACACGACCAAGATGTTTTGCGACGATCTGGTTGGGCTGATGGATTATTTAAAAGCCGAAGATGCGATCGTCGTCGGCCACTCGATGGGCGGGCGGGTCGCGCAGCTCTTGGCGCTGGATCATCCGAAGAAAGTGCACAAGCTGGTGCTGGCGTCGACTGGCGCGAGCTACCCGCTGACTAAAGGGTTGCCGCTGAAGATCATGAAAGAGATGATCGAGTGGGGCTACGACAAATACGAGCGCGATCATACAATTCTAGTCGGCTGGACCGAAGAGTACGCCAAGCAGCACCCGGAGAGGATTGAAGCCTATTTAAAAGTTAGAATGACGAATTTGTGCCCGGTGGAGTTTTATCTGCGCCATTTGATCGCGCGCCAGAGCCACGACACCAGTCAGCGCTTGAAAGATATCAAACAGCCGACCTTGATCCTGGTCGGCGACGGCGACACCAACATGACCAGCGAAATGAACCACCGTATGTCAACGGAAGTGTTGGCGAAGGGAATAGTGAACTCCAAGGTGGTGCTTCTCGCCAACGAGCGGCATAGTTATTTTTTCTCCGAGCCGGATGTAGCGCATCGGGCGATCCGCGAGTTCCTCCATGGGTAG
- a CDS encoding acetate--CoA ligase family protein, which produces MASETSKPTVWRDLTPLIAPRSVAIVGASQRGADANLAREPRGNRVIRNLKNFGYTGRIFTVNPKYSEVMGYPCYPDIASIPEPPDCLVSAVPNRHVPDLLESAANAGVKAAVVFAAGFGEIGGEGKARQARLEALSKEKGFLICGPNCYGVLNVYGKALLFASTIPPGFVEGNVALISQSGGLSTTIANAMMLNRQVGLSHIISCGNQTGATLEEYINYFVEDKNSKVIAVFAEGFKQPEKLLPVARKAAAANKPLVILKGGRSDVSKRAAATHSGSLAGAAEVVDAAFRQGGIISVRSLNELLDTVSVLSCDGFMKKYRGGRRIGVLSGSGGECTLVSDAASSVGVEVPELTAATKSKLQASVADFGNMNNPLDGTGAMYDDEKIFPNLLQGLIDDANIDVVTINLEANDPRPKELKSGGRFAKLIEQAAAASGKPIATFSSIVGGPVDPEILKPLREAGVPLMEGAEAATATIRNLAEYFEFHKQRGGEVPFPQTHSKLPAGILGAEASFALFAEFNIATAPTVLARSADQAAAAAEKMGYPVVLKVESAEITHKSDVGAVILKLANSAAVREAYARINEQVRAKVPTAKVDGVVVQKMAGEGIEMILGVKRDPLFGPVVLCGLGGILVEVLQDVSVGIPPLAKDQAAAMIQRLRGAAILGGVRGKPPADVEALADAIVKVGNLAASLGDQLNGLDINPLIVLPKGDGVVAVDAVVEIL; this is translated from the coding sequence ATGGCTAGCGAAACAAGCAAACCCACCGTCTGGCGCGATCTGACTCCCCTCATCGCCCCGCGCTCCGTCGCCATCGTCGGTGCGTCGCAGCGCGGCGCCGATGCCAACTTGGCGCGTGAGCCGCGCGGCAACCGGGTGATTCGCAATCTGAAAAATTTCGGCTACACCGGCCGCATCTTCACGGTCAATCCGAAGTACAGCGAGGTGATGGGCTATCCTTGTTATCCCGATATCGCCTCGATTCCCGAGCCGCCCGATTGTTTAGTCTCGGCGGTGCCCAATCGCCATGTGCCGGACTTGTTGGAATCGGCGGCCAACGCGGGAGTGAAAGCTGCCGTCGTGTTCGCCGCCGGCTTCGGCGAGATCGGCGGCGAGGGCAAAGCGCGTCAAGCGCGTTTGGAAGCACTCTCGAAAGAAAAAGGGTTTCTCATCTGCGGCCCCAATTGCTACGGCGTGTTGAATGTCTATGGCAAAGCCTTGTTGTTCGCTTCGACCATCCCACCGGGATTTGTCGAAGGCAACGTCGCGTTGATTTCGCAAAGCGGTGGTCTCAGCACGACCATCGCCAACGCCATGATGCTCAACCGCCAGGTCGGCTTGAGCCACATCATCTCCTGCGGCAATCAGACCGGTGCGACACTGGAAGAGTACATCAACTATTTCGTCGAGGATAAAAACAGCAAAGTCATCGCCGTCTTCGCCGAGGGCTTCAAGCAGCCGGAAAAGCTTTTGCCGGTGGCGCGCAAGGCCGCCGCAGCAAACAAACCGCTGGTGATCCTCAAAGGCGGCCGCTCCGATGTTTCCAAGCGCGCCGCCGCAACTCATTCCGGCTCGCTTGCCGGCGCGGCCGAAGTGGTCGACGCGGCGTTTCGTCAGGGCGGGATTATTTCCGTGCGCAGCTTGAACGAGCTGCTCGACACCGTCAGCGTACTTTCTTGCGACGGTTTCATGAAAAAATACCGCGGCGGCCGGCGCATCGGTGTGCTCAGCGGCTCGGGCGGCGAATGCACGCTGGTCTCCGACGCTGCGTCCAGCGTCGGCGTCGAAGTACCGGAGCTGACCGCAGCAACCAAAAGCAAGCTGCAAGCGAGCGTCGCCGACTTCGGCAACATGAATAACCCGCTCGACGGCACCGGCGCGATGTACGACGACGAGAAGATTTTTCCCAATCTGCTCCAAGGCCTCATCGACGACGCCAACATCGACGTCGTAACAATCAACTTAGAAGCCAACGACCCGCGCCCGAAAGAACTAAAGAGCGGCGGCCGCTTCGCCAAGCTGATCGAGCAAGCCGCAGCTGCGAGTGGCAAACCGATCGCAACATTTAGTTCCATCGTCGGCGGCCCGGTCGACCCCGAGATACTCAAGCCGCTGCGCGAAGCTGGCGTGCCGCTCATGGAGGGCGCCGAAGCGGCGACTGCGACGATCAGGAATCTTGCCGAGTATTTTGAATTTCACAAGCAACGCGGCGGTGAGGTTCCTTTTCCGCAAACTCATTCTAAGCTACCGGCGGGAATTCTCGGTGCCGAGGCCAGCTTCGCGCTCTTCGCGGAATTCAACATTGCCACCGCCCCGACAGTATTGGCACGCAGCGCCGATCAAGCGGCGGCAGCAGCGGAAAAGATGGGCTACCCGGTGGTGCTCAAAGTCGAGTCGGCGGAGATCACCCACAAGAGCGATGTCGGCGCAGTGATCTTGAAACTGGCTAACAGCGCCGCGGTGCGCGAGGCCTACGCGCGCATCAACGAACAAGTGCGCGCCAAAGTACCCACGGCCAAGGTCGACGGTGTCGTGGTGCAGAAAATGGCCGGCGAAGGCATCGAAATGATTCTCGGCGTCAAGCGCGATCCGCTCTTCGGCCCGGTGGTCCTGTGCGGCTTGGGCGGGATTCTCGTCGAAGTGCTGCAAGATGTCTCGGTTGGCATTCCACCGCTGGCGAAAGATCAAGCTGCGGCCATGATCCAGCGCCTGCGCGGCGCGGCGATTCTTGGCGGCGTGCGCGGCAAACCGCCGGCGGATGTCGAAGCGTTGGCCGATGCGATCGTGAAAGTTGGCAATCTCGCCGCGAGTCTCGGCGATCAGCTAAATGGCCTCGATATCAATCCGTTGATCGTGCTGCCAAAGGGAGACGGTGTGGTTGCGGTCGATGCAGTTGTGGAGATTTTATGA
- a CDS encoding ABC transporter substrate-binding protein, protein MIIRQKPLATSQNRFPPPFEKGGLGGICAHRRRKSPSIPLFQRGKSDRLIVSSPYLLAALASVLVLIPSLLLAQSKPLKEIRVPYALGGSTGFFWIAHKSGAFERHGLKVLPIFMRGGREAVQALISKDVNIMQQGSSGVITAWAQGAKDLVAIGATGNKLDYIFVSTPAIKKPADLKGKRIAISQLGASTDFIARIALRQLGLSDKEVTIVGLGAQGERWAALSGGHVDASLFQPPVTLRARKLGMPIWIDFAKTDYEYVTAGPVTTRSYIKAERDTVMNFMRGLADGMEFYRDEKNKETVIKHLGEFYRSTNTEELEETRRVYSQVSTGLPIVTVKAMENMIASDRVLSQANVNAMDVLDLSFLKQLEEERRTKK, encoded by the coding sequence ATGATCATCAGACAAAAACCTCTCGCCACCTCACAGAATCGATTTCCCCCCCCCTTTGAAAAAGGGGGGTTAGGGGGGATTTGCGCGCATCGAAGAAGAAAATCCCCCTCGATCCCCCTTTTTCAAAGGGGGAAGTCGGATCGCCTCATTGTCAGTAGCCCATATCTGCTCGCTGCGCTTGCCTCTGTGCTTGTGCTAATTCCATCACTCCTTCTCGCCCAGTCCAAGCCCTTGAAAGAAATCCGCGTTCCCTACGCACTCGGCGGCTCCACCGGATTTTTCTGGATCGCGCACAAGTCCGGTGCCTTCGAAAGACATGGCCTAAAAGTTCTCCCAATCTTCATGCGCGGCGGGCGCGAGGCGGTGCAAGCGCTGATCTCCAAAGACGTCAACATCATGCAGCAAGGCAGCTCCGGCGTCATCACGGCCTGGGCGCAGGGCGCGAAGGATCTCGTCGCCATCGGCGCCACGGGCAACAAACTCGACTACATTTTCGTCTCGACACCGGCGATCAAAAAACCCGCCGATCTCAAAGGCAAACGCATCGCCATCAGCCAGCTCGGCGCCAGCACCGACTTCATCGCCCGCATCGCGCTGCGTCAACTAGGGCTTTCCGACAAAGAAGTGACCATCGTCGGTCTCGGCGCCCAGGGCGAGCGTTGGGCCGCTCTCAGCGGCGGCCATGTCGACGCCTCGCTGTTTCAGCCGCCGGTGACGTTGCGCGCGCGCAAACTGGGCATGCCGATCTGGATCGACTTCGCCAAAACCGATTACGAATACGTCACCGCCGGCCCGGTGACGACGCGCTCCTATATCAAAGCCGAACGAGACACTGTGATGAATTTCATGCGCGGCCTGGCCGACGGCATGGAGTTTTACCGCGACGAAAAAAACAAGGAAACCGTGATCAAGCACCTGGGCGAATTCTACCGCTCGACCAACACCGAAGAGCTAGAGGAAACCCGCCGGGTCTACAGTCAAGTCTCGACGGGCTTGCCGATCGTCACCGTCAAGGCGATGGAGAACATGATCGCCAGCGACCGCGTGCTGTCGCAAGCCAACGTTAACGCGATGGATGTGCTCGATCTGTCGTTTTTGAAACAACTGGAAGAGGAACGGAGAACGAAGAAATAG
- the pnp gene encoding polyribonucleotide nucleotidyltransferase, whose protein sequence is MMKRVELDFHGRPLSVEVGKLAKQADGAALVQYGETVVLVTAVAAKELKLDTDFFPLTVDYQEKTFAAGKIPGGFFKREGRPSEKEILTCRLIDRSIRPLFAEGLRCETQVIATVLSADRENDPDIVAMLGTSVALHVSDIPFNGPLAGVRIGRIGGKWVMNPTQSALEESDTDIFLSGSRDAIVMVEGGARIVPEDEILEALFAGHQAIQPLLDLQEELRATLGKPKRVVPLAELDHGVVRRVEELASAKLKAALEIPEKLERYKRIAEVKSEVVPMAASEFPEKSKDIKGAFEELKRNTFRGLVIQKEKRIDGRGLKDIRPITCEVEVLPRTHGSALFTRGETQALVVATLGTASDEQRVDALLGEHFKKFMMHYNFPPFSVGEVKFLRGPGRREIGHGNLAERALVPVLPPEEDFPYTIRIVSEILESNGSTSMASVCGGSLSLMDAGVPVVAPVAGIAMGLIKEGEAVRVLSDILGDEDHLGDMDFKVAGTADGVTSLQMDIKISGVNREIMRQALNQAKEGRMHILGIMNQTISAGRSNVSGHAPRIITLRVKPDKIREIIGPGGKVIRGIIEATGVKIDVEDDGTVTIASSDEAASKKAIEMVQSIAAEAEVGKIYRGTVRKIVEFGAFVEIFPGTDGLLHISQIANERIRKVTDVLKEGDEVMVKVLEVDKQGKIRLSRKEAMAETGEGVN, encoded by the coding sequence ATGATGAAGAGAGTGGAATTAGATTTTCACGGCCGACCTCTATCCGTTGAAGTCGGCAAGCTCGCCAAGCAAGCCGATGGCGCCGCGCTAGTGCAGTACGGTGAAACCGTCGTGCTGGTTACCGCGGTGGCGGCCAAAGAGCTCAAGCTCGATACCGATTTCTTCCCGTTAACTGTTGATTATCAAGAGAAAACCTTCGCCGCGGGGAAGATCCCAGGCGGTTTCTTCAAGCGTGAGGGACGGCCGTCGGAAAAAGAAATTCTGACCTGCCGCCTAATTGATCGGTCGATTCGGCCGCTGTTTGCCGAAGGGCTGCGCTGCGAGACCCAAGTCATCGCTACGGTGCTTTCCGCCGATCGTGAGAACGATCCAGATATAGTCGCCATGTTGGGAACCTCCGTGGCCCTGCATGTTTCGGATATTCCGTTTAATGGGCCGCTTGCTGGGGTGCGCATCGGCCGCATTGGCGGCAAATGGGTCATGAACCCAACCCAAAGCGCCCTCGAAGAAAGCGACACCGATATATTTCTTTCGGGCAGCCGCGACGCGATTGTAATGGTCGAGGGCGGCGCGCGCATCGTCCCCGAGGATGAAATCTTAGAAGCGCTGTTTGCCGGCCATCAAGCGATTCAGCCGCTGCTCGATTTGCAGGAGGAGTTGCGTGCCACCCTGGGTAAGCCGAAGCGAGTCGTGCCGTTGGCTGAGCTCGACCACGGCGTTGTCCGCCGAGTTGAAGAGCTGGCCTCGGCAAAACTCAAGGCGGCTCTAGAGATCCCCGAAAAACTCGAACGTTATAAACGCATCGCCGAAGTAAAAAGTGAAGTAGTGCCGATGGCCGCGAGCGAGTTTCCGGAAAAGAGCAAGGACATCAAGGGCGCCTTTGAGGAGCTCAAGCGCAACACCTTCAGAGGGCTGGTTATCCAAAAGGAAAAGCGCATCGACGGGCGCGGGCTGAAGGACATCCGGCCGATTACCTGCGAAGTCGAGGTGTTGCCGCGCACCCACGGCTCGGCGCTGTTTACCCGCGGCGAGACCCAAGCGCTGGTGGTCGCCACGCTGGGCACCGCCTCCGATGAACAGCGCGTCGACGCGCTCTTGGGTGAGCACTTCAAGAAATTCATGATGCACTACAACTTCCCGCCATTTAGCGTCGGCGAAGTTAAATTCTTGCGTGGGCCCGGCCGGCGCGAAATCGGCCACGGCAATCTGGCCGAACGGGCGCTGGTACCGGTGTTGCCGCCGGAAGAAGATTTTCCCTATACCATCAGAATCGTTTCCGAGATTCTCGAATCCAACGGTTCGACCTCGATGGCGAGCGTCTGCGGCGGCTCGTTGTCGCTGATGGACGCCGGCGTGCCGGTTGTTGCACCTGTGGCCGGTATCGCCATGGGCCTGATAAAAGAGGGTGAGGCCGTTCGTGTGCTATCCGATATTCTCGGCGACGAGGATCACTTGGGCGACATGGACTTCAAAGTTGCTGGCACCGCCGATGGCGTCACCTCGCTGCAGATGGATATCAAGATCAGCGGCGTCAACCGCGAAATCATGCGCCAAGCTTTAAACCAGGCCAAAGAGGGGCGCATGCACATTCTCGGCATCATGAACCAGACGATCTCGGCCGGGCGCTCCAATGTCTCCGGCCATGCGCCGCGCATCATCACGCTACGCGTCAAACCCGACAAGATCCGCGAGATTATCGGCCCCGGCGGCAAAGTCATCCGCGGCATCATCGAAGCCACCGGCGTCAAGATCGACGTTGAAGACGATGGCACCGTGACGATTGCGTCGAGCGACGAAGCGGCGTCGAAAAAAGCCATCGAAATGGTGCAGTCCATCGCGGCCGAGGCCGAAGTCGGCAAGATCTACCGGGGCACCGTGCGCAAGATCGTCGAGTTCGGCGCATTTGTCGAAATTTTCCCGGGAACCGACGGCCTCTTGCATATCTCGCAGATCGCCAATGAGCGCATCCGCAAAGTCACCGATGTGCTGAAAGAGGGCGATGAGGTGATGGTCAAAGTTCTGGAAGTCGACAAGCAGGGCAAGATCCGCTTAAGCCGCAAGGAGGCGATGGCCGAGACCGGCGAGGGCGTCAACTAA
- a CDS encoding lipase family protein: protein MRTVPYDSSRTALYRPSAAAPMLRAGPCSDELLCAEASRLVYKRFESSAMAAQEIRLMFRSLGFDQMEFFDCAGSQAFAAAHPAATLICFRGTTRSLNDIVTDLKIWPRQWPLGGRAHAGFCTAFNRLCAALDHWLIDHPGRRLLTGHSLGGALATLAASVYKPARLITFGTPRVGDGDFCAALEGVEWLRYVDCCDLVARVPPELLGFCHRGELRYIDRHGAIHSDPPVDFIKEDSRLGRSEYRREEAPRPGAVKLRDLADHAPANYIYPVSALDTFQSADRRASHGL from the coding sequence ATGCGCACTGTCCCCTACGATTCGAGCCGCACCGCGCTCTACCGTCCCAGCGCCGCGGCGCCGATGCTCCGTGCCGGCCCATGTAGCGACGAGCTATTGTGCGCGGAAGCCTCGCGCTTGGTCTACAAACGGTTCGAAAGCAGTGCCATGGCGGCCCAGGAAATCCGGCTGATGTTCCGCTCGCTCGGCTTCGACCAAATGGAATTCTTTGACTGCGCCGGCTCGCAGGCCTTCGCCGCCGCCCATCCGGCCGCCACGCTGATCTGCTTTCGCGGCACGACGCGCTCTCTGAACGACATCGTCACCGACCTGAAAATTTGGCCAAGGCAGTGGCCCCTTGGCGGCCGGGCCCACGCCGGCTTTTGCACTGCTTTCAATCGCTTGTGCGCGGCCCTAGATCACTGGCTGATCGATCACCCGGGCCGCAGGTTGTTAACCGGTCACAGCCTCGGCGGCGCTTTGGCGACCTTGGCGGCCAGCGTCTACAAGCCGGCGCGGCTCATCACCTTTGGCACGCCGCGGGTCGGTGACGGCGATTTCTGCGCGGCCCTGGAGGGCGTGGAATGGCTGCGCTACGTCGATTGCTGCGATCTGGTCGCGCGCGTGCCACCCGAGCTGTTGGGATTTTGTCACCGCGGCGAGCTTCGCTACATCGATCGCCACGGCGCTATACATAGCGATCCGCCGGTCGATTTTATCAAAGAGGACAGCCGCCTTGGGCGCAGTGAATACCGGCGCGAAGAGGCTCCGCGCCCTGGCGCGGTAAAGCTGCGCGATTTGGCGGATCACGCGCCGGCCAATTACATTTATCCGGTGTCGGCGTTGGATACGTTCCAGTCGGCTGATCGCCGCGCGAGCCACGGTCTCTGA
- the rpsO gene encoding 30S ribosomal protein S15 codes for MAIAQQEKRGVVEGYRLHQTDTGSPEVQVALLSQRIEHLTEHFKIHLKDHHSRRGLLKLVGQRRRLLDYLKNNDFARYQSLIGRLGIRK; via the coding sequence ATGGCAATCGCTCAGCAAGAAAAGCGCGGAGTCGTCGAGGGTTATAGGCTGCATCAGACCGACACCGGCTCCCCTGAAGTGCAGGTCGCCCTGCTCAGCCAGAGAATCGAACATCTCACCGAGCACTTCAAAATCCATCTGAAAGATCACCACTCCCGCCGTGGTCTTCTGAAGCTCGTCGGGCAAAGACGCAGGCTTTTGGATTATCTCAAGAATAATGATTTCGCGAGATATCAAAGCCTGATCGGTCGCCTTGGGATAAGGAAATAG